In the genome of Spirochaetia bacterium, one region contains:
- a CDS encoding 2-hydroxyacyl-CoA dehydratase family protein, which produces MLTKKPNVARGMVDVGLSLEHYRSAKHADKRIPASYRYLNTMALGMVQKGMREPEMTCWNNLFAPVELMESFDINCLSMEALSSFYSGFTIEDRLIDESDAIGIAKTLCTYHRNFIGANSLGLLRKPTACVTTSSICDGNTNTFRFVCSERRIPFFLVDVPHQLL; this is translated from the coding sequence ATGCTGACCAAAAAGCCGAATGTTGCCAGGGGAATGGTGGATGTCGGTCTATCCCTTGAGCATTACCGGTCTGCAAAGCATGCGGACAAGAGGATACCTGCCAGTTACCGCTATCTGAACACCATGGCACTAGGAATGGTACAGAAGGGGATGAGAGAACCTGAGATGACTTGCTGGAACAATCTCTTCGCTCCTGTCGAACTTATGGAAAGCTTTGATATCAACTGCCTGTCCATGGAAGCCCTTTCATCTTTTTACAGTGGCTTTACCATTGAAGACAGGCTTATTGATGAATCAGATGCAATCGGCATAGCAAAGACACTATGTACCTACCATAGGAACTTTATCGGTGCCAACAGTCTTGGTCTGCTTCGTAAACCGACGGCCTGTGTGACGACCAGCAGTATCTGTGACGGCAATACGAACACATTCAGGTTTGTCTGTTCGGAACGCCGGATACCATTTTTCCTTGTTGATGTGCCGCATCAGCTTTTGTGA
- a CDS encoding tetratricopeptide repeat protein, translated as MSRSSFLPALLLFICSLLCASCATSSSTDSRVETHLQAGTALLDRKDFDASLTEFDKALALDRKNPAALYDSILALCESGKFDLALQRADNGFKEHPNYLEFLQIKARILYYQKNYREALDCYARSLALNPADGQTHLAYLKALSTYIDTLPADDADRTVYLALLEKEALQLSKTADYAGEAYYYLAKYHPDEISYQIFLYQADKEKWKELNGITDDEQSQTTGPDPAAVKDTAAGQ; from the coding sequence ATGTCCAGAAGCAGTTTCTTACCGGCTCTCCTGCTTTTCATATGCAGTCTGCTGTGTGCTTCCTGTGCAACCAGTTCCTCGACTGACAGTCGGGTTGAAACCCATCTGCAGGCAGGAACTGCTCTTCTGGACAGAAAAGACTTTGATGCAAGCCTTACCGAATTTGACAAAGCTTTGGCACTGGACAGAAAAAACCCTGCGGCATTATATGACAGCATCCTTGCCCTCTGTGAGTCAGGAAAGTTTGACTTGGCCCTGCAACGAGCTGACAACGGATTCAAGGAACATCCCAATTACCTTGAATTCCTTCAGATAAAGGCAAGGATACTGTACTATCAGAAGAACTACAGGGAAGCACTGGATTGCTATGCAAGAAGCCTTGCCCTCAATCCGGCAGATGGACAGACCCATTTGGCTTATCTCAAAGCCCTCTCGACCTACATTGATACGCTACCTGCTGATGATGCCGACCGTACGGTCTATCTTGCCCTCCTGGAGAAGGAAGCATTGCAGCTCAGCAAGACAGCCGACTATGCCGGCGAAGCATATTACTATCTTGCGAAATATCATCCGGATGAGATCAGCTATCAGATATTCCTCTATCAGGCCGACAAGGAAAAATGGAAGGAACTCAATGGTATCACAGATGACGAGCAGAGCCAGACAACAGGACCTGACCCTGCCGCTGTCAAGGATACCGCTGCCGGACAATAA
- a CDS encoding 2-hydroxyacyl-CoA dehydratase family protein: protein MCRISFCDESIAYVEQQLKELVVFLEDNYHLKYDERELARILARENESHRLYEKYLSLIGTRKLASTLTLQMFILFASHLSIGSEESLKFYQMLVDDVTAAPPFDGKKILWVHVLPFFEESLKQVFNLSDDNQIQCVEMNSDGNGYLNPQHPLHSLASKLVSNVYNRGYEAKAQLCSELAKKCNCDGVIHFAHWGCKQTSGGVNILKKRLQEDGIPLLLLDGDAVDRRNDGAGQIRTRVEAFMEMLSGEKK, encoded by the coding sequence ATGTGCCGCATCAGCTTTTGTGATGAAAGCATTGCCTATGTAGAGCAGCAATTGAAGGAACTTGTGGTTTTTCTTGAAGACAATTATCACCTTAAGTACGATGAAAGGGAACTTGCCAGGATCCTTGCCCGTGAGAATGAAAGTCATAGGCTCTATGAAAAGTATCTTTCCCTTATCGGTACCCGCAAGCTTGCCTCTACGTTGACACTGCAGATGTTCATCTTGTTTGCAAGCCATCTTTCGATCGGCAGTGAAGAGTCCTTGAAGTTCTATCAGATGCTGGTTGATGATGTAACAGCTGCTCCGCCCTTCGACGGCAAGAAGATATTGTGGGTCCATGTACTGCCATTCTTTGAAGAAAGTCTCAAGCAGGTATTCAATCTCAGTGACGACAACCAGATCCAATGTGTGGAAATGAACAGTGATGGCAACGGATATCTCAATCCCCAGCATCCCTTGCATAGCCTTGCTTCCAAACTGGTTTCCAATGTGTACAACAGGGGGTATGAGGCTAAGGCCCAACTGTGTAGCGAACTTGCAAAAAAATGCAATTGTGACGGTGTCATCCATTTTGCCCATTGGGGCTGCAAGCAGACCAGCGGGGGAGTCAACATACTGAAGAAAAGGTTGCAGGAAGATGGGATTCCTCTTCTGTTGCTGGACGGCGATGCTGTGGACAGGCGTAACGACGGAGCTGGTCAGATACGGACAAGGGTAGAGGCTTTCATGGAGATGTTGTCAGGAGAAAAGAAATGA
- a CDS encoding peptidylprolyl isomerase: MQYRASHILVKDKALADMICKKAKGGTDFARLAREYSTCPSKSKGGDLGWFGPGQMVPEFERAVQKMGYGSISTPVHTKFGYHIIKKTGMKD, from the coding sequence ATGCAGTATAGGGCATCACATATTTTGGTCAAGGACAAGGCTCTTGCAGATATGATCTGCAAGAAGGCAAAGGGTGGGACAGACTTTGCAAGGCTTGCAAGGGAGTACTCGACTTGTCCATCAAAGAGTAAAGGTGGAGATCTGGGATGGTTCGGTCCTGGTCAGATGGTTCCTGAATTCGAAAGGGCAGTACAGAAAATGGGCTATGGAAGCATCAGCACTCCTGTGCATACCAAGTTCGGATATCATATCATCAAGAAAACGGGCATGAAGGATTAG
- a CDS encoding aminopeptidase, with protein MDGLACRYRDFIDNGKTERECVNSIISLAEAKGYKDIFETDRLRAGDKVYYSLMNKSIALLHIGSSSLEAGMNILGAHIDSPRLDIKQRPIYEKDGLVYLDTHYYGGIKKYQWVTLPLAIHGVLVKKDGTVLHLTIGEDPDEPALSISDILPHLSKEQDKLSVAEAIKGEDLDLLAGLAKEKEKGKDELLALFKEKYGIDEDDFLSSELEVVPAGKARIQGLDGSMILAYGQDDRCCAFASMEAILESDIQERTGLCLLMDKEEIGSVGATGMTSDFLVNVISEVLARTDGFDGLRLARCLRNSQMLSSDVSVAYDPLNPSLFDKKNTAALGGGVTFNKYTGVRGKFSSNDANPEFIAKIRRLMDDNGIKFQFCELGKVDQGGGGTIAAYAARYNMQVLDCGIAVLSMHAPWETIATEDLHSARDCYKAFLTLA; from the coding sequence GTGGACGGACTTGCATGCAGGTACAGAGATTTCATTGACAATGGCAAGACAGAAAGAGAATGCGTCAATTCTATCATTTCCCTTGCCGAAGCAAAAGGTTATAAAGATATATTTGAAACTGACCGACTCAGGGCAGGTGACAAAGTCTACTATTCTCTGATGAACAAGTCGATCGCACTGCTGCATATAGGTTCTTCGTCTCTTGAAGCTGGCATGAATATACTCGGGGCACATATTGACAGCCCTCGTCTGGATATCAAGCAACGGCCTATTTATGAAAAAGATGGATTGGTCTACCTTGACACCCACTATTACGGCGGAATCAAGAAATACCAATGGGTAACGCTGCCGCTCGCCATCCATGGTGTATTGGTAAAAAAGGACGGAACGGTACTGCACCTTACCATCGGTGAAGATCCTGACGAACCTGCTCTTTCCATCAGTGACATACTGCCACATCTGAGCAAGGAACAGGATAAGCTTTCTGTCGCTGAAGCTATCAAGGGAGAGGACCTGGACCTTCTTGCAGGACTGGCCAAGGAAAAGGAAAAAGGCAAGGATGAACTTTTGGCCTTGTTCAAGGAAAAATATGGCATTGACGAAGATGATTTCCTGTCAAGTGAGCTTGAGGTAGTACCGGCAGGAAAAGCAAGGATACAAGGGCTGGATGGTTCCATGATCCTCGCCTATGGGCAGGATGACCGTTGCTGTGCTTTCGCCTCCATGGAAGCAATCCTGGAATCAGACATACAGGAAAGGACCGGGCTGTGCCTGCTTATGGACAAGGAAGAGATAGGTTCGGTAGGTGCAACGGGCATGACGTCGGATTTCCTTGTCAATGTCATCAGCGAGGTACTTGCCAGAACCGATGGCTTTGATGGGCTTCGGCTTGCCAGGTGCCTGAGAAACTCACAGATGCTTTCGTCTGATGTTTCCGTTGCTTACGATCCGCTCAATCCCTCGTTGTTCGACAAGAAGAATACTGCAGCACTGGGCGGCGGCGTCACGTTCAACAAATATACCGGTGTCCGTGGCAAATTCAGTTCAAATGATGCAAATCCTGAATTTATTGCAAAAATCAGGAGATTGATGGATGACAACGGCATCAAGTTCCAGTTCTGCGAGCTTGGCAAGGTCGACCAAGGTGGCGGAGGAACGATAGCCGCCTATGCCGCAAGGTACAACATGCAGGTGCTTGACTGCGGAATTGCAGTACTTTCCATGCATGCACCTTGGGAAACGATTGCAACAGAGGATTTGCATAGCGCAAGAGACTGCTACAAGGCTTTCCTGACGCTCGCCTAG
- a CDS encoding 1-acyl-sn-glycerol-3-phosphate acyltransferase — translation MKLLSRFLNGVYRLFTKASLQISYDFQVWQAQELPKGPKIFCSNHFSSSDVHFVTTLSDGPLHMVIGPGFTIKFVRHLLRWMEQIPADTKENRAKVVDRAVTYLDKGENIYIFPEGKLNIMEKMENFKPGIARMYLKKHVPIIPIGLLAPRRRVRHRHSAAAGRNLTIVSRNYYANIGRPMEFPDALETAKTDQKKAEQMILDQLQEEIYRLIDDLKTNKFWS, via the coding sequence GTGAAACTGCTATCCAGATTTTTAAATGGTGTGTACAGACTTTTTACAAAAGCCTCACTTCAGATCAGTTATGACTTTCAGGTATGGCAGGCCCAGGAACTTCCGAAGGGGCCAAAGATATTCTGCTCCAATCATTTTTCTTCTTCTGACGTGCATTTCGTCACTACTCTGAGTGATGGCCCCCTGCACATGGTCATCGGTCCTGGGTTCACCATAAAGTTTGTACGGCACCTGCTTCGATGGATGGAACAGATTCCTGCTGACACAAAGGAAAACAGAGCAAAAGTCGTGGACAGGGCAGTTACCTATCTGGACAAGGGCGAGAATATTTATATCTTTCCTGAAGGAAAACTGAATATAATGGAAAAGATGGAGAATTTCAAACCCGGGATTGCCCGAATGTACCTGAAAAAACATGTTCCGATTATCCCGATAGGCCTGCTGGCTCCTCGCAGAAGGGTCAGGCACAGGCATAGCGCCGCAGCAGGTCGGAATCTTACCATTGTCTCACGTAACTACTATGCGAATATCGGAAGGCCCATGGAATTCCCAGACGCCTTGGAAACCGCGAAAACTGATCAAAAGAAAGCGGAGCAGATGATTCTGGACCAGCTCCAGGAAGAAATCTACCGCCTCATCGATGATCTCAAGACAAATAAATTCTGGAGTTGA
- a CDS encoding class IV adenylate cyclase, with product MAAEIELKAHVDDWQALLARIRETSGISAESYQEKRDVYFARKGSLDRPMLRSRLELSGPDKEHLTGSVLLTCKDKMEKDGIEVNHEIEFSAPGSDFAQTIVFFKALGYEVWLEKEKIGYSFMLDKYHDTLHVELIEVPPLGWFLEMEFCLPDGIDKSQAESYRSYLMQALALFGIPADRIEDRYYMQMLKPELWH from the coding sequence ATGGCTGCAGAAATCGAACTCAAAGCCCATGTAGATGACTGGCAGGCTCTTTTGGCCCGGATCAGGGAAACGTCTGGTATCTCAGCTGAAAGCTATCAGGAAAAAAGAGATGTTTACTTTGCAAGGAAAGGCAGTCTTGACCGACCGATGCTCAGATCCCGTCTTGAGCTTTCAGGTCCCGACAAGGAGCATCTGACCGGTTCAGTCCTGCTTACCTGCAAGGACAAGATGGAAAAAGATGGTATCGAGGTCAACCACGAAATTGAATTTTCAGCTCCGGGCAGTGATTTTGCCCAGACTATTGTCTTCTTCAAGGCGCTTGGCTATGAAGTATGGCTGGAAAAAGAGAAAATCGGTTATTCCTTTATGCTGGACAAGTATCATGATACACTCCATGTAGAATTGATTGAAGTGCCACCGCTCGGATGGTTCCTTGAAATGGAATTCTGCCTGCCGGACGGGATTGACAAGTCACAGGCTGAAAGCTACCGTTCCTACCTCATGCAGGCACTTGCTCTTTTCGGCATTCCTGCCGACAGAATCGAAGATCGCTATTACATGCAGATGCTCAAGCCAGAACTATGGCATTGA
- a CDS encoding zinc ribbon domain-containing protein, with protein sequence MEKMQYVCPKCGCTHYTTDTLQATGGNFAKLFDVQNKKFITVSCSQCGYTEFYKKQNSTGMDILDFLMG encoded by the coding sequence ATGGAAAAGATGCAATACGTGTGTCCAAAATGCGGATGTACGCATTATACGACCGATACGCTTCAGGCTACCGGAGGTAATTTCGCAAAGTTGTTTGATGTGCAGAACAAGAAATTCATAACGGTCAGCTGTTCCCAGTGCGGGTATACGGAGTTTTATAAGAAACAGAATTCCACAGGAATGGACATCCTGGATTTTCTGATGGGCTGA
- a CDS encoding thioredoxin family protein produces the protein MTFPINEDEFETTLAENELVLAEFWAPWCGMCKIQGEILEALGREKKYKDLKIVTLNTDEARNLVDTLVVYSIPALLLYRQGRLVRRMEGTIQNEAVIDSWIDTSA, from the coding sequence ATGACTTTCCCGATCAATGAAGATGAGTTTGAAACAACATTGGCAGAAAATGAGCTGGTACTGGCTGAATTCTGGGCACCATGGTGCGGTATGTGCAAAATACAAGGAGAAATCCTTGAAGCACTTGGAAGAGAAAAGAAATACAAGGACCTGAAGATTGTTACCTTGAATACGGATGAAGCACGTAATCTTGTTGATACGCTTGTCGTATATTCCATTCCGGCCCTTCTTCTCTACAGACAGGGCAGATTGGTAAGACGAATGGAAGGGACCATACAGAACGAAGCTGTCATAGACAGTTGGATCGATACATCCGCTTGA
- the lnt gene encoding apolipoprotein N-acyltransferase, with amino-acid sequence MDLPPKRRRRFGDLPLEILLTLLSAFLYALAFPSFLNDNGFPFLATFALIPMLYAVDRTRWGYAPLLGFLFGFSYLAIFNYWLSTFHPMAIFIAPILKGFELMLYFPLMKAAENLPKKGRALLQSCSYIAYIYVGQLGFLGYPYGNLSSAFATWLPLIQISSVFGSWAISLLMFIPQSYAADFLARRHTYGISLSSHLEETEGGIYVYLALFISTLVFGFHTISYWQMQKPNKVIKIATVQHNSDTWKGGYDQYLKNFLTMKQLTEESLAENPDMVMWSETAFVPSVAWHTAHPTDPKTSKLVQDFINFGKSLPCPLVTGNPEGVIKDPTMGTWDKNGNWNRIDYNSVILFADGKIYDTYRKQHLVPFTEYFPYQKQMPRFYQWLKNHDFHWWLPGKKSKIFSYDGLDFSTSICFEDIFGSISAKFVRQGSDLLLNLSNDSWSNAVSAEMQHMRLGTFRAIENRRAVVRSTNSGITCMITPWGQVIDPIKPFTCNYHVYEVPIYSQKSFGLTTYSKHDDWFARIIFIITCISLVFQFTKAASATYKKKQHAKTITSQESGKDMESLS; translated from the coding sequence ATGGATTTACCACCAAAAAGGCGGAGAAGGTTTGGAGATCTTCCCCTTGAGATACTGCTTACCCTCCTGTCAGCTTTTCTGTATGCACTCGCCTTTCCATCATTTCTCAATGACAACGGTTTCCCTTTCCTTGCAACCTTTGCCCTGATACCCATGCTCTATGCCGTAGACAGGACCAGATGGGGATATGCTCCCTTGCTCGGTTTCCTGTTCGGGTTTTCATATCTGGCCATATTCAATTACTGGCTGTCGACTTTCCATCCGATGGCAATATTCATAGCCCCTATACTCAAAGGATTCGAGCTGATGCTCTATTTTCCTTTGATGAAAGCTGCCGAAAACCTTCCGAAGAAAGGCAGGGCACTGCTCCAGTCATGTTCATATATAGCCTACATCTATGTCGGTCAATTGGGTTTCCTGGGGTATCCCTACGGCAATCTCAGTTCTGCTTTTGCCACATGGTTGCCGCTGATTCAGATTTCCTCAGTATTCGGCAGCTGGGCCATTTCCCTACTCATGTTCATCCCCCAGTCCTATGCAGCTGATTTCCTCGCCAGAAGACATACATACGGCATATCACTTTCCTCACATCTTGAAGAAACCGAAGGTGGTATCTACGTCTACCTTGCACTGTTTATTTCCACGCTTGTCTTCGGATTCCATACTATTTCATATTGGCAGATGCAAAAGCCGAATAAAGTCATCAAGATAGCAACGGTCCAGCACAACAGTGACACATGGAAAGGCGGTTACGACCAATATCTGAAGAACTTCCTTACCATGAAACAGCTTACAGAAGAATCCCTTGCAGAAAATCCTGATATGGTAATGTGGTCTGAAACAGCCTTTGTTCCTTCGGTAGCCTGGCATACTGCGCATCCTACCGATCCTAAGACAAGCAAGCTGGTACAGGATTTCATAAACTTCGGCAAGTCACTTCCTTGTCCGCTGGTTACCGGTAATCCTGAAGGGGTAATCAAGGATCCGACGATGGGGACTTGGGACAAGAACGGCAACTGGAACAGGATTGACTACAACTCAGTCATACTCTTTGCAGACGGCAAGATCTATGACACCTACAGGAAACAGCATCTGGTGCCGTTCACTGAGTATTTTCCCTATCAAAAGCAGATGCCACGTTTCTACCAATGGCTGAAGAACCATGATTTCCATTGGTGGTTGCCTGGGAAAAAATCCAAGATATTCTCCTATGATGGGCTTGATTTCTCCACTTCGATCTGTTTTGAGGATATTTTCGGCAGCATCAGTGCAAAATTCGTACGTCAGGGATCAGACTTGTTGCTCAACTTGTCAAATGACAGCTGGTCGAATGCCGTAAGCGCAGAAATGCAACACATGAGACTGGGCACATTCAGGGCCATTGAAAACAGAAGAGCTGTCGTACGGAGTACCAATAGCGGCATTACCTGCATGATTACGCCGTGGGGCCAGGTCATTGACCCTATCAAGCCATTTACCTGCAACTACCATGTATATGAAGTTCCTATCTACAGCCAGAAAAGTTTTGGACTCACCACCTACAGCAAACATGATGATTGGTTTGCCAGGATCATCTTCATCATTACCTGCATAAGCCTTGTATTCCAATTCACCAAGGCAGCCTCCGCCACATACAAGAAAAAGCAGCATGCAAAGACAATTACCTCACAAGAAAGTGGAAAAGATATGGAATCCCTTTCATAA
- a CDS encoding methyltransferase domain-containing protein, with amino-acid sequence MCTFTNQFISNQQNMEFLKKTMMGPNAMRLSEELASYLTINEHMRILDLGCGSGLSTLLLTQKYGAKVFAADLWIPPTENYERFKVIGIDDKAVPISADATKGLPFANEYFDLLFTVDAYHYFGDKPDMLPSLIPFVKKGGYIAVVIPGLTYEFGKNVPVDLQPFWNSEMERTLHSLGWWQELWEKTAGIEMVDSREMTCLRQAWNEWLTAYHPVVAEDRKMMKAEGGKYFNLIQLIAKVI; translated from the coding sequence ATGTGTACATTTACAAATCAATTCATTTCAAATCAGCAGAACATGGAATTTTTAAAGAAAACCATGATGGGACCCAATGCCATGCGACTGTCTGAGGAACTGGCATCATACCTGACTATCAATGAGCATATGCGTATACTTGATCTGGGTTGTGGCAGTGGCCTTTCAACGCTCTTGCTGACACAAAAATATGGTGCAAAAGTCTTTGCTGCTGACTTATGGATTCCCCCGACTGAAAACTATGAACGTTTCAAGGTTATTGGGATTGATGACAAAGCTGTTCCTATTTCTGCGGATGCAACCAAGGGGCTTCCTTTTGCAAATGAGTATTTTGACCTGCTTTTTACTGTGGATGCCTATCATTATTTCGGGGATAAACCTGACATGCTCCCTTCTCTCATTCCTTTTGTAAAAAAAGGAGGGTATATCGCCGTGGTTATTCCGGGGCTGACATACGAATTTGGGAAAAACGTCCCTGTTGATCTGCAACCATTTTGGAACAGTGAAATGGAAAGGACCTTGCACTCCCTTGGTTGGTGGCAGGAACTGTGGGAAAAGACCGCAGGTATTGAAATGGTCGACAGTCGCGAAATGACTTGTCTGCGGCAAGCTTGGAATGAATGGCTGACCGCTTATCATCCTGTCGTTGCTGAGGATAGAAAAATGATGAAAGCTGAGGGTGGAAAGTATTTCAATCTCATTCAGTTGATTGCCAAAGTAATCTGA
- a CDS encoding acyl-CoA dehydratase activase, whose product MIAYVCKYTPIEVFQAMGEETILLEGAAGQCTEAESCMHPNLCSYAKAAYETLVRHPEYEGIILTSCCDSINRLYDNLCRRFPKRFIYLLDLPRKVNDSSVMLYRRQIALMAEAWEAYKGEIFDPVALQEYIGNGISPIAEDAVASESKDRLRIGIMGARCSKNLYRLLKADRIVFDLTCAGIGRSIRKLACDDILTDYARSLLEQLPCMRMCDVTRRLDLVRSLEGKVDGIIYHVIKFCDLYPYEYSFIKKEISVPVNYIETDGTESSSGQLQTRIEAFEEELQARRNEGEVPVRLIARYKHHHDADRDEKIRSKGYFLGIDSGSTSTNAVVIDNGCRLLASCVIPTGAQVADSAAQAKAMVLGKAGIGTKDVCRIVSTGYGRNGIVGSDQDITEISCHAKGVHFLFPDVRTILDIGGQDSKAIRINEAGSVVDFVMNDKCAAGTGRFLEMISSTLDIGLEEMGPLSLTSKKDVEISSMCSVFAESEVISLVAENKELADIIHGVHKTIAKKGLALMKRVGLESEYCMSGGVARNVGVVEVLSQLLDAPVKVYGQPDIVGALGAALFARQKHLSTGNSVK is encoded by the coding sequence ATGATTGCCTATGTGTGCAAGTATACTCCGATTGAAGTCTTCCAGGCTATGGGAGAGGAAACGATACTGCTTGAAGGTGCTGCAGGACAGTGTACTGAGGCTGAAAGCTGCATGCATCCGAATCTCTGCAGCTACGCAAAGGCGGCTTATGAGACTTTGGTCAGGCATCCTGAGTATGAGGGAATAATCCTCACCTCCTGCTGTGACAGCATCAACAGGCTTTACGACAACCTATGCCGACGTTTTCCTAAGCGTTTTATCTATTTGCTTGATTTGCCACGGAAAGTCAATGACAGTTCCGTCATGTTGTACCGTAGGCAGATAGCGTTGATGGCTGAAGCATGGGAAGCCTACAAGGGAGAAATATTTGATCCTGTGGCGCTACAGGAGTATATTGGCAACGGCATCAGTCCGATAGCAGAAGATGCCGTTGCTTCTGAATCAAAGGATAGACTTCGTATCGGCATCATGGGTGCCAGATGTTCCAAGAACCTGTATAGGCTCCTGAAGGCTGATAGGATTGTCTTTGACTTGACCTGTGCAGGTATCGGGCGGTCAATCAGAAAATTGGCTTGTGACGATATCCTTACAGATTATGCACGTTCGCTCCTGGAGCAGCTACCTTGCATGAGAATGTGTGATGTTACCCGGCGGCTGGATCTGGTTCGGAGTCTGGAAGGCAAGGTGGATGGCATTATCTACCATGTGATCAAATTCTGTGATCTCTATCCCTATGAGTATTCCTTCATAAAGAAAGAGATCAGCGTACCTGTCAACTATATCGAGACTGACGGTACGGAAAGCAGTTCCGGCCAATTGCAGACAAGGATTGAAGCTTTTGAAGAAGAACTGCAGGCAAGACGCAATGAGGGGGAGGTTCCTGTGAGATTGATTGCAAGGTACAAGCATCACCACGATGCTGATAGGGATGAAAAGATACGGAGCAAGGGATATTTCCTTGGTATCGACAGTGGTTCGACTTCGACCAATGCCGTTGTCATAGACAATGGATGCAGGTTGCTGGCAAGCTGCGTTATTCCGACAGGAGCACAGGTTGCAGACAGTGCCGCACAGGCCAAGGCAATGGTCCTGGGAAAAGCCGGCATCGGGACCAAGGACGTGTGCAGGATAGTCTCGACCGGATATGGCCGCAATGGCATAGTCGGCAGTGACCAGGACATTACTGAAATCTCATGCCATGCAAAAGGTGTGCATTTCCTTTTTCCTGACGTCCGGACTATCCTGGACATTGGGGGCCAGGACAGCAAGGCGATAAGGATCAATGAAGCCGGCAGTGTCGTTGACTTTGTCATGAACGATAAGTGTGCCGCCGGCACAGGCCGCTTCCTTGAGATGATCAGCAGCACGCTGGATATCGGGCTTGAAGAGATGGGCCCATTGTCCCTTACGTCAAAAAAGGATGTTGAAATCAGCAGTATGTGTTCAGTGTTTGCTGAAAGTGAAGTCATTTCCCTTGTTGCGGAGAACAAGGAATTGGCCGATATCATCCATGGTGTGCACAAGACGATTGCAAAAAAGGGCTTGGCACTGATGAAGCGTGTAGGACTTGAATCTGAGTACTGTATGAGCGGCGGAGTTGCCCGTAATGTAGGAGTAGTGGAAGTGCTTTCCCAACTTCTGGACGCACCTGTGAAAGTCTATGGGCAACCTGATATCGTAGGAGCTTTGGGCGCTGCATTGTTTGCCAGACAAAAGCATCTGTCTACGGGAAACAGCGTAAAATGA